From Desulfatiglans anilini DSM 4660, one genomic window encodes:
- a CDS encoding MSCRAMM family protein, with protein CQNITLQSEQDATVQFGNYQLPGSVTAFKFEDIDQDKIQGTDEDPLSGWEMTLYSGSDCQSGEEIGSPANTDTNGNALFDNLTPGEYSVKETLQSGWAASTSVCQNITLQSEQDATVRFGNYQPATITALKYLDEDANGVRDTDEFVIPDWDMQLYEGHGCNDQNATTTIMTTDMEGVATFSDLSPGEYSIKEIIPPDEGWVAVNGTCRDVTLGPGDSVQVEFGNRISVGEVKGRIEVLKFYDLDGDGIQGDEEQDLPGWTMKLYGGSGCAPEPSLQEAETGLNGTVAFINLEPGTYSVQEVLQSGWEATNGTCKDVIIPEEPENQTVSISFGNRELRSITALKFYDDNLDGVKQNDEAVIEQWPITLYKGDSCEGDPLAQLSTDDYGVALFEDLSPGTYSIQEFVPDDWETSTSVCQTISIVENSADILFGNRKKVTDPNGPPAPLPVPTMSHLGLTVFALLAGGLGALAVRRKGASRFKKGPAR; from the coding sequence TCTGCCAGAACATCACCCTCCAGTCAGAACAAGACGCCACCGTCCAGTTCGGCAACTATCAACTCCCTGGTTCCGTCACCGCATTCAAGTTCGAAGACATCGATCAGGACAAGATCCAGGGCACCGACGAGGATCCCCTTTCCGGCTGGGAAATGACCCTCTACTCCGGCTCCGACTGCCAGAGCGGCGAGGAGATCGGATCCCCCGCCAATACCGACACCAACGGCAACGCCCTCTTTGACAACCTCACCCCAGGCGAGTACTCCGTCAAGGAAACCCTGCAGTCCGGATGGGCCGCTTCCACCAGCGTCTGCCAGAACATCACCCTCCAGTCAGAACAAGACGCCACCGTCCGGTTCGGCAATTACCAGCCTGCCACCATCACAGCCTTGAAATACTTGGATGAGGATGCAAATGGGGTGAGGGATACAGATGAATTTGTCATCCCAGATTGGGACATGCAACTTTACGAAGGGCACGGCTGTAATGATCAGAACGCGACAACAACAATCATGACAACTGACATGGAGGGTGTCGCCACTTTTTCGGACCTCTCACCAGGCGAATATTCCATCAAAGAAATCATCCCACCCGATGAAGGGTGGGTTGCCGTCAACGGAACTTGTCGTGACGTAACGTTGGGCCCAGGGGACTCCGTCCAGGTTGAATTCGGTAACCGGATCAGCGTTGGTGAAGTGAAAGGCCGCATCGAGGTGTTGAAGTTTTATGATTTGGACGGCGATGGGATCCAGGGCGACGAAGAACAAGATCTGCCCGGATGGACCATGAAGTTGTACGGCGGCTCTGGCTGCGCACCTGAACCCTCTCTGCAGGAAGCCGAGACCGGCCTCAATGGCACAGTCGCCTTCATAAACCTCGAACCGGGAACCTATTCCGTCCAGGAGGTGCTCCAGAGTGGATGGGAGGCCACCAACGGCACCTGCAAAGACGTCATTATCCCGGAAGAACCTGAAAATCAGACGGTAAGCATCTCTTTCGGCAACCGCGAACTGCGCAGCATCACAGCCCTGAAGTTTTACGACGATAATCTGGACGGCGTGAAACAGAATGATGAGGCCGTTATCGAACAATGGCCTATCACCCTTTATAAAGGGGATTCGTGTGAAGGTGACCCCTTGGCGCAGCTGTCGACCGATGACTACGGCGTCGCCCTCTTCGAAGATCTTTCCCCTGGGACCTACTCCATCCAGGAATTTGTTCCCGACGATTGGGAAACGTCAACCTCCGTTTGTCAGACAATCTCTATCGTGGAGAATAGTGCAGATATTCTTTTCGGAAACAGGAAGAAGGTCACCGATCCAAACGGCCCCCCCGCTCCGCTTCCGGTGCCTACGATGTCCCATTTGGGCCTGACGGTCTTTGCGCTTTTGGCTGGCGGCCTGGGCGCCCTGGCGGTGCGCAGGAAGGGCGCTTCACGGTTCAAGAAAGGCCCCGCAAGGTGA